In one Methylocaldum szegediense genomic region, the following are encoded:
- a CDS encoding O-antigen ligase family protein, producing MIAGVIAPPIHKYTDYTGVTATLAFAFFAWLSVAGANIALALFSLAFLLAPSAWKMFRRDPMFRLFAAFAIYTAIGVYVAIDEFPDTHKLQARDASNWLKLFAFLPLAWWLRGDLRRIHRTLILAAAGLLIGMLWKADWSNLYHMTVTERTGFKLRIIFAGLVSASAILGLLVFTPRIWSSRAGTPHDLLRLACWLGALYLSSFMLLSSKSRGAWLATLIALPIAFGIRCFSNGGETDLPLRKSVPFLLLALGLVASLFALNQDEIRTRLTEENRVVSSILQGKSEPLPRTSISFRHDVQIFGLQKFLQRPWFGWGPGSTEHLIEISGQPELIHPQEKGADWMDHFHNTYLEILVRFGLLGALVLLATVFLMIKNVWRGYKTGVLPKDHFAFLTGCFLLFAVWSLFDFRILHGDCRAYWILLAGIAHSFAWHPKVASYD from the coding sequence ATGATCGCCGGAGTCATCGCCCCCCCGATCCACAAATACACCGATTATACCGGTGTCACGGCCACATTGGCTTTCGCCTTCTTTGCCTGGCTGAGTGTAGCCGGAGCGAATATCGCATTAGCCCTGTTTTCGCTGGCATTTCTGTTGGCACCGTCGGCATGGAAAATGTTCCGCCGCGACCCCATGTTCCGGCTTTTCGCCGCTTTCGCGATCTACACGGCCATCGGGGTTTACGTTGCGATCGATGAATTTCCCGACACGCACAAACTCCAGGCCCGGGATGCCTCGAACTGGCTCAAACTGTTCGCCTTTCTGCCGCTCGCCTGGTGGCTGCGCGGCGACTTGCGGCGTATCCATCGGACGCTGATCCTGGCTGCCGCGGGACTCCTTATCGGTATGCTTTGGAAGGCCGATTGGTCGAACTTGTATCACATGACCGTCACTGAAAGAACCGGCTTCAAACTCCGAATCATCTTCGCCGGTCTCGTTTCCGCCTCGGCGATTTTGGGACTCCTGGTCTTTACGCCTCGCATTTGGAGTAGCCGCGCGGGAACTCCGCACGATCTTTTGCGCCTAGCCTGCTGGCTCGGCGCCCTGTATTTATCCAGTTTCATGCTGCTGTCCTCCAAATCCCGAGGCGCCTGGCTCGCCACGCTGATAGCCCTCCCTATTGCGTTCGGTATTCGATGCTTTTCGAATGGCGGAGAAACCGACCTTCCGCTCAGAAAGTCGGTTCCTTTTCTGCTTCTCGCTTTGGGTCTCGTGGCGAGTCTGTTTGCCCTGAATCAGGATGAAATCCGCACCCGGCTCACTGAAGAAAACCGGGTCGTTTCGTCGATCCTGCAGGGAAAAAGCGAGCCATTGCCACGCACCTCGATCAGCTTCCGCCACGACGTTCAGATATTCGGACTGCAAAAGTTCTTGCAGCGGCCCTGGTTCGGCTGGGGGCCCGGCTCTACCGAACATCTCATTGAAATCAGCGGCCAACCCGAACTGATCCATCCGCAGGAGAAAGGAGCGGACTGGATGGACCATTTTCATAACACGTATCTGGAAATACTGGTCCGCTTCGGCCTTTTGGGCGCCCTGGTCTTGCTTGCAACGGTTTTTCTGATGATAAAAAACGTTTGGCGCGGCTATAAGACCGGAGTCTTGCCGAAAGATCATTTCGCGTTTCTGACCGGGTGCTTCTTGCTCTTCGCTGTGTGGAGCCTGTTCGACTTCCGCATTCTGCACGGCGATTGCCGGGCCTATTGGATTTTACTCGCCGGGATCGCCCACAGCTTTGCCTGGCATCCTAAGGTTGCCAGCTATGATTAG
- a CDS encoding glycosyltransferase, which translates to MDRAQRLAVLISFSGTGGVERMVMNLLPAFSQAGVAVDLLAILRKPAPELLRLNGSGLRVLDFGVGHTALAVPGLARYLKTEKPAALLAAKDRAIRAAVLAKRLSRVDTRLVGRLGTHLSAAMAHKPALIRWARLWPMREMYAAVDRIVAVSEGVAEDTRRIARLPPEKIVVIRNPVITPDMLEKSRMPVDHPWFESSNIPVILGAGRLTRQKDFSTLIRAFARVRSTIDSRLLILGEGRLRPDLEKLAARLGIADAVSLPGHVANPYAYMARSSLFVLSSAWEGSPNVLTEALALGTPVVSTDCPSGPREILRDGRFGPLVPVGDAERLAEAMLNMLQSPLDSRFLREASAEYTVERSAARYLDVLGFR; encoded by the coding sequence ATGGATCGTGCACAACGTCTCGCGGTACTGATTTCATTTTCCGGTACTGGCGGTGTGGAGCGTATGGTGATGAACCTGCTGCCCGCGTTTTCGCAGGCGGGGGTGGCGGTGGATCTCCTCGCCATCTTGCGCAAACCAGCGCCCGAACTCTTAAGGCTCAACGGTTCGGGATTGCGCGTTCTGGATTTTGGGGTCGGGCACACCGCCTTGGCGGTGCCGGGACTAGCCCGGTATCTGAAGACCGAAAAGCCCGCCGCGCTACTGGCTGCCAAGGACAGAGCTATCCGTGCTGCGGTGCTCGCCAAGCGGCTGAGTCGGGTCGACACGCGTCTGGTAGGTCGATTAGGGACCCATCTCTCGGCGGCCATGGCACACAAACCGGCGTTGATACGCTGGGCCCGCCTGTGGCCGATGCGCGAGATGTATGCGGCAGTAGACCGTATTGTCGCCGTGTCCGAAGGTGTTGCGGAGGATACGCGGCGGATCGCGAGGCTACCGCCGGAAAAGATCGTAGTGATCCGAAACCCGGTGATCACGCCGGACATGCTGGAAAAAAGCCGTATGCCGGTTGATCACCCCTGGTTCGAATCTTCGAACATTCCTGTCATACTGGGCGCTGGCCGCTTGACACGGCAAAAGGACTTTTCGACTTTGATCCGCGCTTTTGCCCGTGTCCGCTCCACGATCGATTCGAGGCTGTTGATCCTGGGAGAGGGCCGGTTGCGTCCCGATCTGGAGAAGCTGGCGGCCCGTCTGGGTATTGCCGATGCGGTTTCTCTGCCCGGCCATGTGGCCAATCCTTATGCCTATATGGCGCGGAGTTCGTTGTTCGTGTTGTCGTCGGCCTGGGAGGGCTCGCCGAATGTGCTGACGGAAGCCTTGGCCTTGGGCACGCCTGTGGTATCCACCGACTGTCCCAGCGGTCCGCGCGAGATTCTTAGGGATGGCCGTTTTGGCCCGCTAGTACCGGTAGGTGACGCCGAGCGATTGGCCGAGGCCATGTTGAACATGCTGCAGTCGCCGCTGGATAGCCGGTTTCTGCGCGAAGCGTCGGCCGAATACACGGTGGAACGCAGCGCAGCGCGTTATCTGGACGTGCTGGGCTTTCGATGA
- a CDS encoding sulfotransferase family 2 domain-containing protein: MLLSLRYNFLFVHIAKTGGTSIRNALWRQKWTDPYRIPQFLCSKLSAMTGHKIGAKFPRHAKIIAAKEMLPREVFEGLFKFAFVRNPWDLQVSSYHHIRRERPHLITHIDSFEAFLRWKFDPARPPQYHADMSTELQSDYVIDLHGNTIVDFLGRYEFLVEDFDTVCKRIGIKTPKLPHSRKATDRRRDYREYYTDVTAQLVADHYRPDIERFGYRFDEPLVSNLTG; this comes from the coding sequence ATGCTTCTTTCCCTAAGATACAACTTCTTGTTCGTCCACATCGCCAAAACCGGCGGTACCAGTATCCGCAACGCCCTCTGGCGCCAAAAGTGGACTGATCCGTACCGGATTCCCCAGTTTCTCTGCAGCAAGTTGAGCGCGATGACCGGCCACAAGATCGGAGCCAAATTCCCGCGCCATGCCAAGATCATCGCCGCCAAGGAAATGCTGCCGAGAGAGGTTTTCGAAGGTTTGTTCAAGTTTGCATTCGTGCGCAATCCTTGGGATTTACAGGTGAGTTCCTATCACCATATCCGTCGGGAGCGGCCGCACCTGATTACCCACATCGACAGCTTCGAAGCTTTTCTCCGCTGGAAATTCGACCCAGCCCGCCCGCCGCAGTATCACGCCGATATGTCGACGGAGCTGCAAAGCGACTATGTGATCGACCTGCATGGCAACACCATCGTGGATTTTCTCGGGCGTTACGAGTTTCTGGTCGAGGACTTCGACACGGTTTGCAAGCGCATCGGCATCAAGACCCCGAAGCTGCCCCACAGCCGCAAAGCGACCGACCGTCGGAGAGATTATCGGGAGTACTATACCGATGTGACGGCCCAGCTCGTCGCGGACCATTACCGGCCGGACATCGAGCGGTTCGGCTACCGGTTCGACGAGCCTCTGGTCTCCAATCTGACGGGTTGA
- a CDS encoding glycosyltransferase yields the protein MTPSQICLFIPSFGDGGVGRTFVHLANGFSAHGVATSLVVNQANIVFANRLDPSVERVVFHGRNDLALEQELQKYLSTNRPSVVMTGQGRDDVIALKVKKKLRDSGIKFFLRVGTSLGARTERKHRFWWSRWLFQYRQRRLFSQSDGIIANSHDAAADLSAFLDVPLERIRVLPNPTVAPDLPDLAHRPVDHPWLQPGGPPVVMGMGRLGRAKDFPTLLRAFARLRRERVCRLMILGEGRQAEKLKNLAVELGIQNDFDLPGFVDNPYAFLAKASLFVLSSLWEGCPNVLIEALAVGTPAVATDCPSGPREILAGGHYGRIVPPGDAEALAEAMAATLDNPPPAEFLREAVRTYTIENSSRAYLEFFGLSHA from the coding sequence GTGACGCCTTCTCAAATTTGCCTTTTCATTCCCAGCTTCGGCGATGGCGGTGTTGGGCGTACCTTTGTTCATCTCGCTAATGGGTTTTCGGCGCACGGAGTGGCTACGTCTCTGGTCGTCAATCAAGCCAATATCGTTTTTGCGAACCGCTTGGACCCGAGCGTTGAGCGAGTGGTTTTTCACGGCCGGAACGACTTGGCCCTTGAGCAGGAATTACAAAAGTACCTAAGCACCAACAGGCCGTCGGTTGTCATGACCGGCCAAGGTCGCGACGATGTTATCGCGTTGAAGGTCAAGAAAAAGCTGCGCGATTCCGGCATTAAGTTCTTTTTGCGCGTAGGTACCTCACTGGGCGCGCGAACCGAACGCAAGCACCGGTTCTGGTGGTCGCGCTGGCTGTTCCAATACAGGCAACGGCGCCTGTTTTCGCAAAGCGACGGTATCATCGCCAACTCCCATGACGCGGCAGCCGATTTGTCGGCTTTTCTGGACGTTCCGCTGGAGCGCATCCGCGTGCTCCCGAACCCCACGGTGGCGCCCGATCTGCCGGACCTCGCCCATAGGCCGGTGGATCACCCCTGGCTACAGCCGGGTGGGCCACCGGTCGTCATGGGTATGGGGCGCTTGGGGAGGGCTAAAGATTTCCCCACCTTGCTGAGAGCGTTCGCCCGGCTGCGCCGGGAACGGGTTTGCCGCCTGATGATCCTGGGCGAGGGCAGACAGGCGGAAAAACTGAAAAACCTGGCGGTGGAACTTGGGATTCAGAACGATTTCGATCTGCCAGGCTTCGTTGACAACCCTTATGCGTTCCTCGCCAAGGCTTCGCTATTCGTTTTGTCGTCTTTGTGGGAAGGTTGTCCGAACGTGCTCATCGAGGCCCTGGCGGTAGGCACGCCGGCGGTGGCCACCGATTGTCCGAGCGGGCCGAGGGAAATTCTAGCGGGAGGACATTATGGCCGAATCGTCCCGCCGGGCGATGCGGAAGCGCTCGCCGAGGCTATGGCCGCGACTCTGGATAACCCCCCACCGGCCGAGTTCCTACGCGAGGCGGTTCGTACTTACACCATCGAAAACAGCAGCCGAGCCTACCTGGAATTCTTCGGGCTGAGCCACGCATGA
- a CDS encoding glycosyltransferase family 9 protein — protein MPETESPPKSILIIRLSAIGDVIMASGLIPALRTAYPDARIAWLTESTNADLLRHNPRLDRVYLWPRARWRQLRLERRYREFAREAYDSIHALRGEDFDWVIDLQGLLKSGVWAWLSGGRRRIGLGSREGSQFLMTEVLDRRVNDLRIGKEYRKLAEMLTGRKDMFALDIAISEDDRIEARGLLESLGVVGKYAVICPFTTRPQKHWFDERWAQLVARLADKNRLTVVMLGGPADKARAEIIADQTPGLINLAGRTSLGQCAAIIEKAKLLIGVDTGLTHLGIALNVPTIALFGSTRPYLDTGRARARVLYGPLECSPCRRRPTCGGTYDCMRLHTTDGVFEAANQLLEGDI, from the coding sequence ATGCCGGAAACCGAATCTCCGCCGAAAAGCATCCTAATCATACGACTCAGCGCCATCGGCGACGTCATCATGGCATCGGGGCTGATTCCTGCGCTGCGCACCGCTTACCCGGATGCCCGCATCGCCTGGCTGACGGAATCTACTAACGCCGATCTCCTGCGCCATAACCCGCGTCTGGATCGGGTTTATCTATGGCCAAGGGCCCGTTGGCGGCAGTTGCGCCTAGAGCGGCGCTATCGCGAATTTGCCCGGGAAGCTTACGATTCGATCCATGCGCTCCGGGGCGAAGATTTCGATTGGGTGATCGATCTCCAGGGTTTGCTCAAGAGCGGCGTCTGGGCCTGGCTCTCGGGCGGGCGGCGGCGCATCGGACTCGGTTCGCGCGAGGGCAGTCAGTTCCTGATGACGGAAGTGCTCGACCGGCGCGTGAATGATCTTCGCATCGGCAAGGAATACCGTAAGCTCGCCGAGATGTTGACCGGACGTAAGGATATGTTCGCGCTCGACATTGCCATTTCGGAAGACGACCGAATAGAGGCAAGAGGATTGCTGGAATCGCTCGGTGTGGTCGGGAAGTATGCTGTGATTTGCCCATTCACCACCCGACCGCAAAAGCATTGGTTCGACGAGCGCTGGGCGCAGTTGGTCGCCCGGTTGGCTGACAAGAACCGGCTTACCGTCGTCATGTTAGGCGGGCCGGCGGACAAGGCGCGTGCGGAAATCATTGCCGATCAAACGCCGGGACTCATCAATCTGGCTGGCCGAACCAGCCTCGGACAATGCGCGGCGATCATCGAGAAAGCGAAGCTGTTGATCGGCGTCGATACCGGATTGACCCATCTCGGTATCGCTTTGAACGTTCCGACTATAGCCCTCTTTGGTTCCACGCGGCCTTATCTGGACACGGGCCGTGCCAGGGCGAGAGTGCTTTATGGGCCTCTCGAATGTTCACCTTGCCGCCGTCGTCCGACCTGCGGCGGGACCTATGACTGCATGCGTCTTCATACTACGGACGGCGTCTTCGAGGCCGCTAACCAGCTTCTGGAGGGAGACATATGA
- a CDS encoding four helix bundle protein, translated as MGFVAKASCAEVRSQLYAAVDAGYLTQEQFDCLNKQAEELARTIGGLRIAVEK; from the coding sequence ATTGGGTTTGTCGCCAAAGCATCATGCGCTGAGGTTCGTTCTCAGCTGTACGCGGCTGTCGACGCTGGTTATTTGACTCAAGAACAATTCGACTGCTTGAATAAACAAGCTGAAGAGCTTGCCCGTACCATTGGCGGCTTGCGAATTGCCGTCGAGAAATAA
- a CDS encoding glycosyltransferase, translating into MYPSLHILGSRQFGGADQFYVRLLGALHEAGQRVVAVNRAGSPVAEALKTSSIEQAHLPLANQWDLWSIWRIRELVARWQPCIVQTYMGRATRLTRLPSKMKAVHIARLGGYYKIDGYYRHAHAWVGNTRGICDYLVRSGLPAERVFHIGNFVPEPAVFSRLELQALRDEHDIPKDAFVLFALGRLIGKKGFDDLLHAFAKLPAESNGRPLILLIAGDGPAAGLLKTLSERLQISPRVRWLGWQRPDPFYAAADLFVCPSRHEPLGNVILEAWNYRLPVVSTATDGALELIEPERTGLLAPCGNPAGLAAQLRAVIVLSDTERSALGEAGHAFLRSRFSREAVVGTYLELYRRLMAERGC; encoded by the coding sequence ATGTATCCTTCGCTGCACATTCTCGGCAGCCGTCAGTTCGGCGGTGCGGATCAGTTCTATGTGCGCTTGCTGGGCGCGCTGCACGAAGCGGGGCAGAGAGTGGTCGCCGTCAACCGGGCTGGCAGTCCAGTTGCGGAAGCCTTGAAGACCAGTTCCATCGAGCAGGCGCATCTGCCGCTGGCCAATCAGTGGGACCTCTGGTCGATCTGGCGGATTCGAGAGCTGGTGGCCCGATGGCAGCCGTGTATCGTCCAGACCTACATGGGCCGTGCGACACGTCTGACCCGCCTGCCTTCCAAGATGAAAGCCGTGCATATCGCCCGCCTGGGCGGTTACTACAAGATCGACGGCTATTACCGGCATGCCCATGCCTGGGTGGGCAATACGCGAGGCATCTGCGACTATCTGGTCCGATCCGGTCTTCCCGCCGAACGGGTTTTTCATATAGGCAACTTCGTGCCGGAACCTGCCGTTTTCTCGAGACTCGAGCTCCAAGCCCTGCGTGACGAACACGATATCCCGAAGGATGCATTCGTGTTGTTCGCCTTGGGGCGATTGATCGGCAAGAAAGGCTTCGACGATCTGTTACATGCTTTCGCCAAACTCCCCGCCGAATCGAACGGACGTCCACTGATCCTGCTGATCGCGGGCGACGGGCCCGCAGCTGGCTTGTTGAAGACGCTGTCCGAAAGACTGCAGATCAGCCCACGCGTCCGCTGGTTGGGTTGGCAGCGGCCCGATCCGTTCTACGCCGCGGCCGATTTGTTCGTTTGTCCCTCGCGCCACGAACCTTTGGGTAATGTCATCCTAGAGGCTTGGAATTATCGTTTGCCGGTGGTGAGTACGGCTACCGACGGTGCTCTGGAGTTGATCGAGCCGGAGCGAACGGGACTACTCGCGCCTTGCGGCAACCCTGCGGGGCTCGCGGCGCAACTTCGGGCGGTGATCGTGCTTTCCGACACCGAACGAAGCGCGTTGGGCGAGGCCGGGCATGCGTTTCTGCGAAGCCGGTTCAGCCGCGAGGCGGTGGTCGGTACCTACCTGGAACTTTATCGGCGCCTCATGGCAGAGAGAGGCTGCTGA
- a CDS encoding glycosyltransferase family 4 protein: protein MIRPSVVYLGRSRLQRNRANLIQTLQMMEAFRLVGLDATLYLPPWPNSLDLATRLREFGIESSLDIRSSWLLNRRWNGKPFVTLYGRRLRQAAGVYTRSVQISATLAAAGIQHQLEIHEAERELIGKGYLADIVKHHRQGIIEWLFPISHAAAEILIRAGATAERVLVSPSGTKLSAFAPIAPFDPDRLSAPRIVYLGRLSRDRGLDVFQQIAARGIANVTLVGEQEDAVQTSGKLEVVPFVPHREVPLWWERSDLILLPYQRNLPHADSISPIKLFEAMAAGRPIVVSNLPAIREIIDHEKTGLLVEPEDTEGWIAAVRRLQNDPQLARRLAQAAKEKARDYSWEKRAERIARACGWLAS from the coding sequence ATGATTAGGCCATCGGTCGTCTATCTCGGCCGAAGCCGACTGCAGCGAAACCGCGCTAACTTGATCCAAACCCTGCAGATGATGGAGGCGTTCCGCCTGGTGGGGCTAGACGCCACTCTGTATTTGCCACCGTGGCCGAACTCGCTGGACCTGGCAACCCGGCTGCGCGAGTTTGGTATCGAATCGTCCCTGGACATCCGCTCCAGTTGGCTGCTGAACCGACGCTGGAACGGGAAGCCGTTCGTCACGCTCTACGGGCGACGCCTACGCCAAGCGGCGGGCGTTTACACTCGCTCCGTGCAAATCAGCGCCACATTGGCCGCCGCCGGAATCCAACACCAACTGGAAATCCACGAAGCGGAACGTGAACTGATCGGCAAGGGATATTTGGCGGATATCGTGAAACACCATCGGCAGGGAATCATCGAATGGCTTTTCCCCATTAGCCATGCCGCAGCGGAGATATTGATCAGGGCCGGAGCCACCGCCGAGCGCGTTCTGGTCAGCCCAAGCGGAACCAAACTCTCCGCCTTCGCCCCAATTGCGCCCTTCGATCCGGACCGGCTTTCCGCCCCGCGCATCGTGTACCTCGGGCGCCTGAGCCGCGACCGCGGCCTCGACGTCTTCCAGCAGATCGCCGCACGGGGTATTGCGAACGTCACCCTGGTGGGCGAACAGGAAGATGCGGTTCAAACCTCGGGCAAACTGGAAGTCGTGCCGTTCGTGCCCCACCGGGAAGTGCCGCTTTGGTGGGAACGCTCGGACCTGATCCTGCTGCCCTATCAGCGGAACCTGCCCCATGCCGATTCGATCAGCCCCATTAAGCTATTCGAGGCGATGGCGGCGGGACGTCCGATCGTTGTGAGTAACCTTCCAGCCATCCGAGAAATCATCGACCACGAGAAAACCGGTTTGCTGGTGGAACCAGAGGACACCGAAGGATGGATCGCGGCGGTTCGGCGGCTTCAGAACGATCCGCAATTGGCCCGCCGTCTCGCGCAAGCCGCCAAGGAAAAAGCTAGGGACTATAGCTGGGAAAAGCGTGCGGAGCGGATCGCTAGAGCCTGTGGCTGGCTAGCTTCGTGA
- a CDS encoding glycosyltransferase, with the protein MSSSRTDLALFLATSGHSGVDRIMRNLVPEFARFGLRMDLLKVRGHGPYWDELPPGVRVVDLGVSHVNTALPALVRYLRRNRPKALLSDKDKVNRTAVMARALARVDTRVAVRIGTTVSKNLERRGWWARNAQMASIRLFYRHADVILTPSKGAAEDLARIAGLPVEAVTVVPSPVITDRFEAMAKEAVDHPWLKPGEPPVILGVGELCARKDFATLLKAFAELRRIRPCRLIIGGEGRQRDKLLLLARGLGVSEDVDLPGFLSNPYAYMRRANVFALTSVCEGMPVVLIEAMACGTPVVSTECPSGPREVLGGGRFGPLVPLGDSSALAKRLAEMLDRPTSPEVLREATVPYTVTNSARQYLNALGLLTGER; encoded by the coding sequence ATGAGTTCGAGCCGGACCGACCTCGCTCTGTTTCTGGCGACTTCCGGTCATAGCGGGGTTGATCGGATCATGCGCAATCTGGTGCCGGAGTTCGCCCGATTCGGTCTCCGGATGGACCTTTTGAAGGTGAGAGGGCACGGCCCTTACTGGGACGAATTACCGCCCGGTGTTCGAGTCGTCGACCTGGGCGTGTCGCATGTGAACACCGCCTTGCCAGCCTTAGTCCGTTATTTGCGCCGCAATCGACCCAAAGCCTTATTGAGTGACAAGGACAAGGTGAACCGTACGGCTGTGATGGCGCGAGCGCTGGCACGGGTCGATACTCGGGTGGCAGTGCGTATAGGCACGACTGTCTCCAAGAATCTCGAGCGCCGCGGCTGGTGGGCACGAAACGCCCAGATGGCTTCGATCCGCCTGTTCTACCGCCATGCCGACGTAATTCTGACCCCGTCCAAAGGCGCGGCCGAAGATCTGGCCAGGATAGCTGGGCTGCCGGTGGAGGCGGTGACCGTGGTGCCGAGTCCCGTGATCACGGATCGTTTCGAGGCAATGGCCAAAGAAGCGGTCGACCATCCTTGGCTCAAACCGGGCGAGCCGCCAGTCATCCTCGGTGTGGGCGAATTGTGTGCGCGCAAGGATTTTGCCACTCTGTTGAAGGCTTTCGCAGAACTCAGACGTATTCGTCCCTGCCGCCTGATCATCGGTGGCGAGGGCCGGCAGCGTGACAAGCTGCTGCTGCTCGCCCGCGGTCTGGGCGTGTCGGAGGACGTCGACCTCCCAGGATTTCTGTCCAACCCCTATGCTTACATGCGCCGGGCTAACGTCTTCGCCCTTACATCGGTCTGTGAAGGCATGCCGGTGGTACTGATCGAGGCCATGGCCTGTGGGACGCCAGTGGTATCGACCGAATGTCCAAGCGGTCCGAGAGAGGTACTCGGCGGCGGTCGTTTTGGGCCTTTGGTTCCTCTCGGAGATTCATCGGCTCTTGCAAAGAGACTGGCGGAAATGCTGGATAGGCCCACCTCGCCCGAAGTGCTGCGCGAGGCGACAGTGCCTTACACCGTTACCAATAGCGCACGGCAATATTTGAATGCTTTGGGTCTACTGACAGGGGAGAGGTGA
- a CDS encoding glycosyltransferase, which yields MKVLHVEMGRHLYGGARQVAYLLNGLSRFPGEHLLVCSEGAEIIEAIQNPAVAIRPFHFRGDADLGFIGQLRRLIRSEKPDMLHVHSRRADLLSALAGRLENIPMIHSRRVDNPPRWVDTRIKFQLFETIIAISEGIRAVLIEAGVPTSRVVCVPSAVDTERYRPGGDRAWFRSEFGLSEGETAIGMVAQLISRKGHELLFDALPVVLSRHPETRVLLFGQGPMEAEFRTSVRGRALENSVIFAGYRNDMARVIPCLDLMVHPAWMEGLGVSLLEAAASGVPIVATRAGGIPEIVKDGVNGRLIEPGDADGLASAIVELLDDPTRRQALGQAARRWVLERFSVDAMVEGNYRVYRSISGVEDSCADDKV from the coding sequence ATGAAAGTGCTGCACGTGGAAATGGGGCGGCATCTCTACGGCGGCGCCCGACAAGTGGCTTACCTTCTCAACGGATTGAGCAGGTTTCCTGGTGAGCATCTGCTAGTGTGCAGCGAAGGTGCCGAGATTATCGAGGCTATCCAAAATCCCGCGGTCGCGATTCGGCCGTTTCATTTCCGGGGCGATGCGGATCTCGGTTTCATCGGCCAGTTGCGGCGGCTGATACGAAGCGAAAAGCCGGACATGCTGCACGTCCACAGCCGCCGTGCCGACCTACTCTCTGCTTTGGCGGGACGGCTGGAAAACATTCCGATGATCCACAGCCGGCGCGTGGACAATCCGCCGCGCTGGGTCGACACCCGTATCAAGTTTCAGCTGTTCGAGACCATCATCGCTATATCGGAAGGTATACGCGCGGTGCTCATCGAGGCGGGCGTGCCGACCAGTCGGGTGGTGTGTGTTCCGAGCGCGGTCGATACCGAACGTTATCGGCCGGGAGGCGACAGGGCTTGGTTTCGTTCGGAGTTCGGTCTCTCGGAGGGCGAAACGGCGATCGGGATGGTCGCCCAGCTGATTTCCCGCAAGGGGCATGAATTGTTGTTCGACGCCTTGCCGGTGGTCCTGTCGCGTCACCCTGAAACGCGTGTTTTGCTGTTCGGCCAGGGACCCATGGAGGCTGAGTTTCGCACATCGGTTCGGGGCCGGGCACTCGAGAACAGTGTGATTTTCGCCGGTTATCGGAATGATATGGCGCGGGTCATACCCTGCCTCGATCTGATGGTCCATCCCGCCTGGATGGAAGGGCTCGGCGTATCGCTGCTGGAGGCGGCGGCTTCCGGGGTTCCGATCGTGGCGACACGGGCCGGCGGTATCCCGGAAATCGTGAAGGACGGCGTCAACGGTCGCCTGATCGAACCCGGCGACGCCGACGGGCTGGCTTCGGCCATCGTCGAACTGCTGGACGATCCGACGCGGCGTCAGGCACTGGGGCAGGCAGCAAGACGCTGGGTTCTCGAACGGTTCTCGGTCGACGCCATGGTGGAGGGCAATTATCGGGTTTATCGGTCCATATCGGGTGTAGAGGATTCTTGCGCGGATGATAAAGTGTGA
- a CDS encoding TVP38/TMEM64 family protein: MVDVQRLKGAAQTAGIFRYASVAGLLSLGVVFYFTPLKAWLADGLMLKAELASYGLAAPLIFTSAGAVLTAIGAPRLILCSLGGLVFGFAWGLVWSQLATVLGSYLTLLLVRRFRIGYGLRKVRQFERLVRQIACNGVLAVVLIRQLPLNNFYNNVLLGLTDVRHVDFLVGSLIGFLPMGITACLIGAGLLQTDFARAAEYISLGFASSVILGYALNRLRAFVYVKNADWSFLADKDS; this comes from the coding sequence ATGGTCGATGTACAACGTTTGAAGGGCGCCGCGCAGACGGCTGGTATTTTTCGCTACGCTTCTGTTGCAGGGCTACTTTCTTTAGGCGTTGTATTTTATTTTACCCCGTTGAAAGCTTGGCTGGCCGATGGTTTGATGCTCAAGGCCGAGTTGGCGAGCTACGGTTTGGCGGCACCCCTGATTTTCACGTCGGCGGGCGCTGTGCTTACGGCAATCGGAGCTCCCCGCCTGATTTTATGTTCTCTTGGCGGGCTGGTGTTCGGTTTTGCTTGGGGGTTGGTGTGGAGCCAGTTGGCGACGGTGTTGGGCTCGTATTTGACGCTTCTGCTCGTTCGCCGCTTCCGTATAGGTTACGGATTGAGGAAGGTCCGTCAATTTGAGCGGTTGGTGCGGCAGATCGCGTGCAACGGCGTGTTGGCCGTCGTGTTGATTCGACAGCTTCCGCTAAATAATTTCTACAATAACGTGCTATTAGGACTGACGGATGTCAGGCATGTGGATTTCCTTGTGGGAAGCCTGATTGGTTTCTTGCCCATGGGGATAACTGCCTGTTTGATCGGTGCGGGCTTGCTTCAGACCGATTTCGCCAGGGCTGCCGAATATATTTCCTTGGGATTCGCGTCATCGGTGATTCTGGGCTATGCGCTGAACCGGCTCCGTGCTTTCGTGTACGTCAAGAATGCCGACTGGTCTTTTTTGGCCGATAAGGACTCGTGA